A portion of the Achromobacter sp. MFA1 R4 genome contains these proteins:
- a CDS encoding tripartite tricarboxylate transporter substrate binding protein: MTQPQHPRAGWRIAFAALAVLALPAAHAAGYPDHPVTVVVPYPPGGGADLFGRAIANALQPGLKQTVLVENKPGAGGNIGMAYVARAKPDGYTLGLGTIGTQTINQFLYGNMPFDPERDLVPIALVSTTPNVIAVSAKSPYKSVADVIKAAKQSKDKKLTYASPGIGSSVHLTGAYFEAMAGVTMLHVPFKGSSASLPAVAGGQVDLLFDNLPGALAQIKDGNLVRGVAVTSAARDPSVPDLPTVAESGLPGFDVTAWFALYAPRNTPAPVVEQLIAAARSGLQTPAIAASFATMGAKPGTLFGADLAAFETTERKKWGGLIKDQGIKAQ, translated from the coding sequence ATGACGCAACCGCAGCATCCGCGCGCCGGCTGGCGCATCGCCTTCGCCGCGCTGGCCGTTCTGGCGCTGCCCGCCGCCCACGCGGCGGGGTATCCCGACCACCCGGTGACGGTCGTCGTGCCGTATCCGCCGGGCGGCGGCGCCGACCTCTTCGGCCGGGCCATCGCCAACGCGCTGCAACCCGGCCTGAAACAGACCGTGCTGGTCGAGAACAAGCCCGGCGCGGGCGGCAACATCGGCATGGCCTACGTGGCGCGCGCCAAGCCCGACGGCTACACGCTGGGGCTGGGCACGATCGGCACGCAGACCATCAACCAGTTTCTGTACGGCAACATGCCCTTCGATCCCGAGCGCGACCTGGTTCCCATCGCGCTGGTATCGACCACGCCCAACGTCATCGCCGTCAGCGCGAAATCGCCCTACAAATCGGTCGCGGACGTCATCAAAGCGGCCAAGCAGTCCAAGGACAAGAAGCTGACCTACGCATCGCCCGGCATCGGGTCGTCGGTGCACCTGACGGGGGCCTACTTCGAGGCCATGGCCGGGGTGACGATGCTGCACGTGCCCTTCAAGGGCTCATCGGCGTCGCTGCCGGCGGTGGCGGGCGGGCAGGTCGACCTGCTGTTCGACAACCTGCCTGGCGCGCTGGCGCAGATCAAGGACGGCAACCTGGTGCGCGGCGTGGCCGTGACCTCGGCCGCGCGCGATCCGTCGGTGCCCGACCTGCCCACCGTCGCGGAATCCGGCCTGCCGGGGTTCGACGTTACTGCCTGGTTCGCCCTGTACGCGCCGCGCAATACGCCCGCGCCGGTCGTCGAGCAACTGATCGCCGCCGCCCGCAGCGGGCTGCAGACGCCGGCCATCGCCGCCAGCTTCGCCACCATGGGCGCCAAGCCCGGCACGCTGTTCGGCGCGGACCTCGCCGCGTTCGAAACCACCGAGCGCAAGAAATGGGGCGGACTCATCAAGGACCAGGGGATCAAAGCGCAATGA
- a CDS encoding cyclase family protein: protein MKRWTQRPEGSTWGDFGPDDELGRLNLLTEEKVLQAVREVRAGKVFCLSLPLDLPGGNVLNPRRHAPTLKPTFREGTPYLNFAMSQVQPEAIDVLSDDQVTLSMQYSTQWDGLCHVGAMFDIQGDGQARRVYYNGYAAGVDVFGGADPDNAADACCPPGGSYARKLSVSRYAEKGMQGRGVLVDLARAFGPGRTVVGHDQLQAAMREQDAVPEAGDMLVLRTGFAEAVVAMAGKPDPHRLEETGAVLDGADPALLDWITQSGIAAICADNYAVESYPARTSGPGHSILPLHHHCLFKLGVPLAELWYLKDLADWLHEHGRSRFLLTAPPLRMPGAVGSPVTPIATV from the coding sequence ATGAAACGCTGGACGCAACGCCCCGAAGGTTCCACGTGGGGCGACTTCGGCCCGGACGACGAACTCGGCCGCCTGAATCTGCTGACCGAGGAAAAGGTGCTGCAGGCGGTGCGCGAAGTCCGCGCCGGCAAGGTCTTCTGCCTGTCGCTGCCGCTGGATCTTCCCGGCGGCAACGTGCTCAATCCCCGCCGCCACGCGCCCACGCTCAAGCCCACCTTCCGCGAAGGCACGCCCTACCTGAACTTCGCCATGTCGCAGGTGCAGCCCGAGGCCATCGACGTGCTGTCGGACGACCAGGTCACGCTTTCCATGCAGTACTCCACGCAATGGGACGGCCTGTGCCACGTGGGTGCGATGTTCGACATCCAGGGCGACGGGCAGGCGCGCCGCGTCTATTACAACGGCTACGCGGCGGGCGTCGATGTGTTCGGCGGCGCGGATCCGGACAACGCAGCGGACGCCTGCTGCCCGCCGGGCGGGTCGTATGCGCGCAAGCTCAGCGTCAGCCGCTACGCCGAAAAAGGCATGCAGGGACGCGGCGTGCTGGTCGATCTGGCGCGCGCCTTCGGCCCGGGACGCACGGTGGTGGGACACGACCAGTTGCAGGCCGCGATGCGGGAGCAGGACGCCGTGCCCGAAGCCGGCGACATGCTGGTGCTGCGCACGGGCTTTGCCGAAGCCGTCGTGGCCATGGCGGGCAAGCCCGACCCGCACCGCCTCGAAGAGACGGGCGCGGTGCTGGACGGCGCCGACCCGGCGCTGCTGGACTGGATCACGCAATCGGGCATTGCCGCGATCTGCGCCGACAACTATGCGGTGGAGTCCTATCCGGCGCGCACGTCCGGCCCCGGCCATTCCATCCTGCCGCTGCATCATCACTGCCTTTTCAAGCTGGGCGTGCCGCTCGCCGAGCTTTGGTATCTGAAGGACCTGGCCGACTGGCTGCACGAACACGGCCGCAGCCGGTTCCTGCTGACCGCCCCGCCCCTGCGCATGCCCGGCGCGGTGGGGTCGCCCGTGACGCCCATCGCCACGGTGTAA
- a CDS encoding AMP-binding protein yields MPLPYSTFSEHLDALAARQSGAAALIDQDQPISVANLRARSRALAAGLARLGVQPGHRVAVWLPNCAAWVESFLACAHLGALVLAVNTRFRALEVADILGRGRADWLVYWPGFKGIDFQGILDGVAPEDLARLQGAVALSGANELSPAAVHGKPVHRYDALLACADPAPAAQGNAGVLCFTTSGTTSKPKFVLHDQKTLLRHGAMVARAFGYGDDACVLASAPFCGAFGFATLVGGLARGVPVVCAPVFDAAQSAQAAARHAVTHTYANNEALVGMMQAAAPGAFSRAQLFGFASFTPALDNLLDLAGEAGVPLTGLYGSSELIALVAGQPRDPAEGDVSARHQPGGTLIYPDARVRARDPETGQILPHGQSGEIEIRSPSLMRGYLDNPEATRAALTDDGYFKTGDLGYTLTGRQFVFQTRMGDSLRLSGFLVNPVEIEQVVETLPGVRACQVVGATRQGRIVPYAFVLLHAGAQADAVGWTAACKAAMAGFKAPAGFTVLEAFPSVESANSVKIQKHRLREMADAILSDCAS; encoded by the coding sequence ATGCCCCTGCCGTACTCGACGTTTTCCGAGCACCTGGACGCGCTGGCCGCCCGCCAGTCCGGCGCCGCCGCGCTGATCGACCAGGACCAGCCCATTTCCGTCGCAAACCTGCGCGCGCGCAGCCGGGCGCTGGCCGCGGGCCTGGCCCGCCTTGGCGTGCAGCCCGGCCATCGCGTGGCCGTCTGGCTGCCCAATTGCGCGGCATGGGTCGAATCCTTTCTGGCCTGCGCGCACCTGGGCGCGCTGGTGCTGGCCGTCAACACGCGTTTTCGCGCGCTGGAAGTGGCCGACATCCTGGGCCGCGGCCGGGCGGACTGGCTGGTGTACTGGCCGGGCTTCAAGGGCATCGACTTCCAGGGCATCCTGGACGGGGTGGCGCCCGAGGACCTGGCGCGGCTGCAGGGCGCGGTCGCCCTGTCCGGCGCGAACGAGCTCTCTCCCGCCGCCGTGCACGGCAAGCCCGTGCACCGGTATGACGCCCTGCTGGCCTGCGCCGATCCGGCCCCCGCCGCGCAAGGCAACGCGGGCGTGCTGTGCTTCACCACGTCCGGCACCACGTCCAAGCCCAAGTTCGTGCTGCACGATCAAAAGACCCTGCTGCGGCACGGCGCGATGGTGGCGCGGGCCTTCGGCTACGGCGACGACGCCTGCGTGCTGGCCAGCGCGCCATTCTGCGGCGCCTTCGGCTTTGCGACGCTGGTGGGCGGCCTGGCGCGCGGCGTGCCCGTCGTCTGCGCGCCCGTGTTCGATGCGGCGCAATCGGCCCAGGCCGCCGCCCGCCACGCCGTCACCCACACCTATGCAAACAACGAAGCCCTGGTCGGCATGATGCAGGCCGCCGCGCCCGGCGCGTTCTCCCGCGCGCAGTTGTTCGGTTTCGCCAGCTTCACGCCCGCGCTGGACAATCTGCTGGACCTGGCGGGCGAGGCGGGGGTGCCGCTGACGGGCCTGTACGGCTCCAGCGAACTGATCGCGCTGGTGGCCGGCCAACCGCGCGATCCCGCCGAGGGCGACGTGTCGGCCCGGCACCAGCCCGGCGGCACGCTGATCTACCCCGATGCCCGCGTGCGGGCCCGCGATCCCGAAACCGGCCAGATCCTGCCGCATGGCCAGTCCGGCGAAATCGAGATCCGCTCGCCCAGCCTGATGCGAGGCTACCTGGACAATCCCGAGGCCACCCGGGCGGCGCTCACGGACGACGGCTATTTCAAGACCGGCGACCTGGGCTATACGCTGACCGGGCGCCAGTTCGTGTTCCAGACCCGGATGGGAGACTCGCTGCGGCTGTCGGGCTTTCTGGTCAATCCGGTCGAAATCGAACAGGTCGTCGAGACGCTGCCGGGCGTGCGCGCCTGCCAGGTGGTCGGTGCGACGCGCCAGGGCAGGATCGTGCCCTACGCCTTCGTCTTGCTGCACGCGGGCGCGCAGGCGGACGCCGTCGGCTGGACTGCCGCCTGCAAGGCGGCGATGGCGGGATTCAAGGCGCCCGCGGGCTTTACCGTGCTGGAGGCCTTTCCGTCGGTCGAGAGCGCCAATTCGGTCAAGATCCAGAAGCACCGCCTGCGCGAGATGGCAGACGCCATACTCTCGGATTGCGCTTCCTAG
- a CDS encoding GntR family transcriptional regulator, translating into MTARKLFSHSPQPLYLQAAALFRSHIQNRTWRPGQQIPPLESLMQTYGISRATIRQAFGLLEEDGLIRRSRGSGTFVNAELPETPTLLIPKTWAETVELSNQLGTVSLVESSADSPLPDTLGMPCQADRSGSFQYLRRVHTTDAGPFCYSEVFLESGLFRKHRARIRKSTVAPVLDQFYGARISEARQVLNVIEAGQESAESLQIPVSSPVAELRRYACIDGRVVYFARLEFPFRKVRMEFDLLGSR; encoded by the coding sequence ATGACCGCCCGCAAGCTTTTCTCGCACAGCCCCCAGCCGCTCTACCTGCAGGCGGCGGCGCTGTTTCGCAGCCACATCCAGAACCGCACCTGGCGCCCCGGACAGCAGATCCCGCCGCTGGAATCGCTGATGCAGACCTACGGCATCTCGCGCGCGACCATCCGCCAGGCATTCGGCCTGCTGGAAGAAGACGGCCTGATCCGGCGCTCGCGCGGCTCGGGCACCTTCGTCAACGCCGAGCTGCCGGAAACACCGACCCTGCTCATCCCCAAGACCTGGGCCGAAACCGTCGAACTGAGCAACCAGCTCGGCACGGTGTCGCTGGTGGAGTCCAGCGCCGATTCGCCGCTGCCCGACACGCTGGGCATGCCTTGCCAGGCGGACCGCAGCGGCAGCTTCCAGTACCTGCGCCGCGTCCACACCACCGACGCCGGGCCGTTCTGCTATAGCGAGGTCTTCCTCGAAAGCGGCCTGTTTCGCAAGCATCGCGCCCGCATCCGCAAGAGCACCGTGGCGCCGGTGCTCGACCAGTTCTACGGCGCGCGCATCTCCGAAGCGCGCCAGGTTCTCAACGTGATCGAAGCGGGCCAGGAGTCGGCCGAATCGCTGCAGATTCCGGTGTCCTCGCCCGTGGCCGAGCTGCGCCGCTACGCCTGCATCGACGGCCGCGTGGTGTATTTCGCGCGGCTGGAATTCCCGTTCCGCAAAGTGCGCATGGAATTCGACCTGCTCGGCAGCCGCTGA
- a CDS encoding ABC transporter substrate-binding protein, giving the protein MRHADRTRISLQCRSTIARLFATAAFAASAGAQAQAQAPSPAISDDVVRLGLILDMSGVYADVTGKGSATAAEMAIADFGGSVLGKKVDLLVVDHQNKADIAAAKAREWFDTQKVDAIMDVAASAPALAVLEVAREKKKIVVFSGPGTERITNDLCSPYSVHYTYDTWSLANTTARATVEQGGKSWYFLTADYAFGHTLQASATEVVKANGGTVLGASRHPLGSADFASYLLQAQASKAQIVGLANAGGDTVNAIKAASEFGLTKGGQKMAGLLLYINDIHAIGLDAAAGLTLTEAFYWDMNDQTRAWSKRYYDKLKKMPNMSQAGTYSSVMHYLKAVQAAGTDEPTAVMKQMKATPINDFFATNGRIREDGRMVHDMYLFEVKKPSESKGPWDYYKLVATLPGDQAFMPLSRSTCPLAKK; this is encoded by the coding sequence ATGAGACATGCCGACAGGACCCGGATTTCATTGCAGTGCCGCAGCACGATCGCCCGATTGTTCGCCACCGCGGCGTTCGCCGCCTCGGCCGGCGCGCAAGCGCAGGCCCAGGCGCCCTCGCCCGCCATTTCCGACGACGTGGTCCGGCTTGGCCTGATCCTGGACATGAGCGGCGTCTACGCCGACGTGACCGGCAAGGGCAGCGCCACCGCCGCCGAAATGGCGATCGCCGACTTCGGCGGCAGCGTGCTGGGCAAAAAGGTGGACTTGCTGGTGGTGGACCACCAGAACAAGGCCGACATCGCCGCCGCCAAGGCGCGCGAGTGGTTCGACACCCAGAAGGTGGACGCCATCATGGACGTGGCGGCTTCCGCGCCCGCGCTGGCGGTGCTGGAAGTGGCGCGGGAAAAGAAAAAGATCGTGGTCTTCAGCGGCCCCGGCACCGAGCGCATCACCAACGACCTGTGCTCGCCGTATTCCGTGCACTACACCTACGACACCTGGTCGCTGGCCAACACCACCGCGCGCGCCACCGTCGAGCAAGGCGGCAAGAGTTGGTACTTCCTGACGGCCGACTACGCCTTCGGCCACACGCTGCAGGCATCGGCCACGGAGGTCGTGAAAGCCAACGGCGGCACGGTCTTGGGCGCATCGCGGCATCCGCTGGGGTCGGCCGACTTCGCCTCGTACCTGCTGCAGGCCCAGGCGAGCAAGGCGCAGATCGTGGGACTGGCCAACGCAGGGGGCGATACGGTCAACGCCATCAAGGCGGCCAGCGAGTTCGGGCTGACCAAGGGCGGGCAGAAGATGGCCGGCCTGCTCCTGTACATCAACGACATCCACGCCATCGGCCTGGACGCGGCGGCGGGGCTGACGCTGACGGAAGCCTTCTACTGGGACATGAACGACCAGACCCGGGCCTGGTCGAAGCGCTACTACGACAAGCTCAAGAAAATGCCCAACATGAGCCAGGCCGGCACGTATTCGTCCGTGATGCACTATCTGAAGGCGGTGCAGGCGGCGGGCACGGATGAGCCCACCGCGGTCATGAAGCAGATGAAGGCCACGCCCATCAACGACTTCTTCGCCACCAACGGCCGCATCCGCGAAGACGGCCGCATGGTCCATGACATGTATCTGTTCGAGGTCAAGAAGCCGTCGGAATCGAAGGGGCCGTGGGACTACTACAAGCTGGTGGCAACGCTGCCGGGCGACCAGGCCTTCATGCCGCTGTCCCGGTCCACCTGCCCGCTGGCCAAGAAGTAG
- a CDS encoding NUDIX hydrolase: MTTPASRPIAATIAAVVRDGHVLLVRRANPPDQDRWAFPGGKIDAGETLQAAAARELREETGVTAEPLHVFDAVDVFDRDEAGALRRHFILIAVLCRWQSGEPVAGDDARDARWVPLADLDAHALATSFGVAELAHKAADLMRESLPGE; encoded by the coding sequence ATGACCACGCCCGCTTCGCGCCCCATCGCCGCCACCATCGCCGCCGTCGTGCGGGACGGCCACGTGCTGCTGGTGCGCCGCGCCAACCCGCCCGACCAGGACCGCTGGGCATTCCCGGGCGGCAAGATCGACGCGGGAGAAACCTTGCAGGCCGCCGCCGCGCGGGAATTGCGGGAAGAAACCGGCGTGACGGCCGAACCGCTGCACGTCTTTGACGCCGTCGACGTGTTCGACCGCGACGAGGCGGGCGCCCTGCGCCGCCACTTCATCCTGATTGCGGTGCTGTGCCGCTGGCAATCCGGCGAACCGGTCGCGGGCGACGATGCGCGCGATGCGCGCTGGGTGCCCCTGGCCGACCTGGACGCCCATGCGCTGGCGACCAGCTTCGGCGTGGCGGAACTGGCGCACAAGGCAGCGGACCTGATGAGGGAAAGCCTGCCAGGGGAATGA
- a CDS encoding T6SS effector BTH_I2691 family protein translates to MKPISLDQLLSQALDIARSTRRDEPASPCVDCKSEVALLPLRYAVVTSDDPQALAALTPDLPANLGRGLPPLEAAGVRYAVRAMRQGYLYAFIKRFGKWTCESAWRATGTGVFSPIWPYAPTLPYAPDQSRLLGLGAWTLLFKAPEAIDEARLLFTPDPLTERMLDKLRDTDALRNKLQAFDIREIAKSCSFAADVLDTATPASSVAEDIAAANKHLAPVLANQLYADPDYHHAPQLIASDLKETRTRARGAAIVLHDPIGITQQLNAWRNEAVEKLRAHLNKGAANKGISNERKILVAQAFEDVRRQFEEKSAALEAQHYIEIERDKVFNPEMAQARNWILNDEEQRRWDEAAAQHVRAYEATIRARVQAKLDSGEYRNRFESKYVTPPDPQAALQVGAMKAALADFEARCQAAQTEAERRARPYEAWLQSAQLLDGLEVYDDADLANGWQFAGQTGLCVFGAEGCESSADLIQQWWQGRPQDRNNLALRSFGLNQKTILAEMHRTLEAARSQPFPIDAEAIYQYTKTGLEKAKTLAELFDKANGVFEELERAGRAGLSGGILAWYSSLGRQTLRHAPKGGEWFVHGATRAWLAASIGKGAVNLRLEELQAVGRSADRATMRGQINRNVQLAFATELVDARSSEFYKVRASGWLLLLEAGLLSLRMRSLPKDDRQRAELAAAVLAAGAAGMEVLACGTELVLRHFGAASTTGVGATVFLGRLKLWGGVLATAGSVVLLIHEWRDGTAAFKVDRTVLGVAYRIRFFAAAAMTASQASLAIAAASPMFKILAERAMLSKFGTFFNLFARISALLAQRAVMLFLRRVLLRGTLITIAVTAVIVIFDDDALEKWCKRTLYRGPKFKDEKAFDDAPQELGAL, encoded by the coding sequence ATGAAGCCGATTTCCCTCGACCAACTGCTATCACAGGCACTCGATATCGCGCGCAGCACCCGCCGGGACGAGCCCGCGAGCCCCTGCGTCGACTGCAAATCCGAAGTCGCCCTCCTGCCGCTGCGCTATGCCGTGGTGACCAGCGATGACCCGCAAGCCCTTGCCGCCCTGACGCCGGATCTTCCCGCCAACCTTGGCCGGGGACTGCCCCCGCTGGAAGCGGCGGGTGTGCGATACGCGGTGCGCGCCATGCGTCAGGGCTACCTGTACGCGTTCATCAAGCGCTTCGGAAAGTGGACGTGCGAGAGCGCATGGCGCGCCACGGGGACGGGGGTGTTCTCGCCAATCTGGCCCTACGCGCCGACTCTGCCCTATGCGCCGGACCAGAGCCGTCTGCTCGGGCTTGGCGCCTGGACCCTCCTGTTCAAGGCGCCCGAAGCCATCGACGAAGCGCGCCTGCTGTTCACGCCTGATCCCTTGACCGAACGCATGCTGGACAAGCTGCGCGATACCGACGCGCTGCGCAACAAGCTCCAGGCCTTCGACATCCGCGAGATCGCCAAGAGCTGTTCGTTCGCCGCGGATGTGCTGGATACCGCAACGCCCGCCAGCAGCGTCGCCGAGGACATCGCCGCAGCCAACAAGCATCTGGCGCCGGTGCTTGCCAACCAGCTTTACGCCGATCCGGATTACCACCACGCGCCGCAACTGATCGCGTCGGACCTGAAAGAAACGCGGACGCGCGCCCGCGGCGCCGCGATCGTCTTGCACGATCCCATCGGCATTACCCAGCAACTCAATGCCTGGCGCAACGAGGCCGTGGAGAAGTTGCGGGCCCACCTGAACAAAGGGGCGGCGAACAAGGGCATCAGCAACGAGCGCAAGATCCTGGTGGCGCAGGCGTTCGAGGACGTCAGGCGCCAGTTCGAAGAAAAGTCTGCCGCGCTGGAGGCGCAGCACTACATCGAGATCGAACGGGACAAGGTGTTCAATCCCGAGATGGCCCAGGCGCGCAACTGGATTCTCAATGATGAGGAGCAGAGGCGCTGGGACGAGGCGGCCGCGCAGCACGTGCGCGCCTATGAAGCGACGATACGGGCGCGCGTCCAGGCCAAGCTCGACAGCGGCGAATACCGCAATCGTTTCGAAAGCAAATACGTCACGCCACCGGATCCGCAAGCCGCCCTGCAGGTGGGCGCCATGAAGGCGGCGCTGGCGGATTTTGAAGCGCGGTGCCAGGCCGCCCAGACGGAAGCCGAACGGCGTGCGCGGCCCTATGAGGCATGGCTGCAAAGCGCGCAATTGCTGGACGGGTTGGAGGTCTATGACGATGCAGACCTGGCAAATGGCTGGCAGTTTGCGGGCCAGACCGGGCTGTGCGTGTTTGGCGCGGAAGGGTGCGAGAGCAGCGCCGACCTCATCCAGCAGTGGTGGCAGGGCCGCCCGCAAGACCGCAATAACCTGGCCCTGCGCAGTTTCGGGTTGAACCAGAAGACCATTCTGGCCGAGATGCATCGCACGCTGGAAGCGGCCCGGTCCCAACCGTTCCCCATCGATGCCGAAGCCATCTACCAGTACACGAAGACGGGCCTGGAAAAGGCAAAGACGCTTGCAGAGCTTTTTGACAAGGCCAACGGGGTGTTTGAAGAGCTGGAGAGAGCCGGCCGAGCGGGATTGTCCGGCGGCATCCTGGCCTGGTACAGCAGCCTGGGCCGCCAGACGCTGCGCCACGCGCCAAAAGGGGGAGAGTGGTTCGTCCACGGCGCCACCCGCGCCTGGCTGGCCGCCAGCATCGGCAAGGGCGCAGTCAACCTTCGCCTTGAGGAATTGCAGGCCGTCGGCCGCAGCGCCGATCGGGCGACCATGCGCGGGCAGATCAATAGGAACGTCCAACTCGCCTTTGCGACAGAACTGGTGGACGCGCGTTCGAGCGAGTTCTACAAGGTGCGCGCCAGCGGCTGGCTGCTGTTGCTGGAGGCGGGGCTGCTCAGTTTGAGGATGCGCAGCCTGCCGAAGGATGACAGGCAACGCGCGGAGCTGGCCGCCGCGGTCTTGGCGGCGGGCGCGGCCGGGATGGAGGTGCTGGCCTGCGGCACGGAATTAGTGCTGCGGCACTTCGGGGCCGCGAGTACGACGGGAGTGGGTGCGACGGTGTTTTTGGGGAGGTTGAAGTTGTGGGGAGGGGTGTTGGCAACGGCGGGCAGCGTGGTGCTGCTGATTCACGAGTGGAGGGATGGTACGGCGGCGTTCAAGGTCGATCGCACTGTACTCGGCGTCGCATACCGGATTCGCTTTTTTGCGGCAGCTGCGATGACAGCCAGTCAAGCCAGTTTGGCAATTGCGGCTGCGAGCCCCATGTTCAAGATACTGGCCGAGCGTGCGATGCTGAGCAAATTTGGCACCTTCTTCAACCTATTCGCTCGAATCTCGGCGCTGTTGGCCCAAAGAGCGGTGATGCTCTTCTTGAGGCGGGTGTTGCTTCGTGGAACGTTGATAACGATCGCCGTTACTGCGGTCATTGTGATCTTTGATGACGACGCCTTAGAAAAATGGTGCAAGCGCACACTCTATCGCGGTCCGAAATTCAAGGATGAAAAGGCGTTTGATGATGCGCCACAAGAACTGGGCGCCTTGTAA
- a CDS encoding GntP family permease: MTGLFIVVAALAFLMLAAYRGYSVILCAPIAAMGAVLLTDPSALAPVFSGIFMERMAGFAKLYFPVFLLGAVFGKLIELSGFSRAIVRAVLRLIGAERAIVAIVLVCAVLTYGGVSLFVVVFAVYPFAAEMFRQGGIPKRLMPGAIALGAFTFTMTALPGTPQIQNIIPTTFFETTTWAAPWLGLIGSAFTLCAGIAYLEWRRKRAAAAGETYGTDLRNEPATPTGERDHHPLIALLPLVVVGVMNFLLTRWIPGWYPAGSEVVLPGLPKPLPVNADEQVALWAVMGALIAGIVTILLFSFRAIKSHFAEGSKSAVSGALLASMNTAAEYGFGGVIAALPGFLLVAQALKAIPDPLVGEAVAVTTLAGITGSASGGMSIALAAMSQTFIDGALAAGIPMEVLHRVAAMASGGMDTLPHNGAVITLLAVTGLTHRQSYGDIFAITLISTLSVFVVIGVFYLTGIV, translated from the coding sequence ATGACCGGATTGTTCATCGTGGTGGCGGCGCTGGCGTTTCTGATGCTGGCGGCGTATCGAGGCTATAGCGTGATCCTGTGCGCGCCCATTGCAGCCATGGGCGCGGTGCTGCTGACGGACCCGTCGGCACTGGCGCCCGTGTTCTCGGGCATCTTCATGGAGCGCATGGCGGGCTTTGCCAAGCTCTATTTCCCCGTGTTCCTGCTGGGCGCCGTGTTCGGCAAGCTCATCGAGCTGTCGGGCTTTTCGCGCGCCATCGTGCGGGCCGTGCTGCGCCTGATCGGCGCCGAGCGCGCGATCGTCGCCATCGTGCTGGTGTGCGCGGTGCTGACCTATGGCGGCGTATCGCTGTTCGTCGTGGTGTTCGCGGTGTACCCGTTTGCCGCGGAGATGTTCCGCCAGGGCGGCATTCCCAAGCGCCTGATGCCCGGCGCGATTGCGCTGGGCGCCTTCACCTTCACCATGACGGCGCTGCCCGGCACGCCCCAGATCCAGAACATCATCCCCACGACGTTCTTCGAGACCACGACCTGGGCCGCTCCCTGGCTGGGCCTGATCGGCTCGGCGTTCACGCTGTGCGCCGGCATCGCCTACCTGGAATGGCGCCGCAAGCGCGCCGCCGCGGCCGGCGAAACCTACGGCACGGACCTGCGCAACGAGCCCGCGACGCCGACCGGCGAACGCGACCATCATCCGTTGATCGCGCTGCTGCCGCTGGTGGTGGTGGGCGTGATGAACTTCCTGCTGACGCGCTGGATTCCGGGGTGGTATCCGGCGGGCTCGGAAGTCGTCCTGCCCGGCCTGCCCAAGCCCCTGCCCGTCAACGCGGACGAGCAGGTGGCGCTGTGGGCCGTCATGGGCGCGTTGATCGCGGGGATCGTCACCATCCTGCTGTTTTCGTTCCGGGCCATCAAGTCGCATTTCGCCGAAGGCAGCAAAAGCGCCGTGTCGGGCGCGCTGCTGGCCTCCATGAACACCGCGGCCGAGTACGGTTTCGGCGGCGTCATCGCGGCGCTGCCGGGCTTTCTGCTGGTGGCCCAGGCGCTCAAGGCCATCCCCGATCCGCTGGTGGGCGAAGCCGTGGCGGTGACGACGCTGGCCGGCATCACGGGCTCGGCCTCGGGCGGCATGAGCATCGCGCTGGCCGCGATGTCGCAGACCTTCATCGACGGCGCGCTGGCGGCCGGCATTCCCATGGAGGTGCTGCACCGCGTGGCAGCCATGGCGAGCGGCGGGATGGACACGCTGCCGCACAACGGGGCGGTCATCACGCTGCTGGCCGTCACTGGCCTGACGCACCGCCAGTCCTACGGCGACATCTTCGCCATCACGCTGATATCGACCCTGTCGGTGTTCGTGGTGATCGGCGTCTTCTACCTGACCGGCATCGTCTGA